A portion of the Acidisarcina polymorpha genome contains these proteins:
- a CDS encoding cell division protein ZapA, producing the protein MADHSSTHPGDDSVTVDIYDQAYRLRGQDSDYIHHLAEVVDAKMRLVASQGKTVDSLRVAVLAALNIADELARTEEKLRELNGSLTATESDIRNRAHSLNGLLDSLLTEERRIG; encoded by the coding sequence ATGGCCGATCACTCCTCCACTCACCCCGGCGACGATAGCGTCACCGTCGACATCTACGATCAGGCTTATCGGCTTCGCGGTCAGGACTCCGACTACATTCATCATCTTGCAGAGGTCGTCGACGCGAAGATGAGGCTGGTCGCCTCGCAGGGAAAGACAGTGGATTCGCTGCGGGTGGCGGTGCTTGCGGCCCTCAACATCGCCGACGAACTTGCGCGCACAGAAGAAAAGCTTCGCGAACTGAACGGCAGCTTGACTGCCACGGAAAGCGATATCCGCAACCGCGCTCATTCGCTGAACGGCCTCCTGGATTCATTGCTAACCGAAGAGCGCCGCATCGGCTGA
- the pheT gene encoding phenylalanine--tRNA ligase subunit beta, whose protein sequence is MKILSNWLRSYLPELELADKKLAEDLTLRGIAVEGIFDLGAHGSLFDMDITTNRVDAMNHYGIAREIAAIYNLQLQPLQIELPAARPVNDPYPITIEAPELCGRFTARVLRDIKITPSHGLIAERFRLLEQKLISNAVDATNYVTLAIGQPTHTFDLDKLEGGIVVRLARKGERLRTLDGVERELDPDDLVVADHSKPLGIAGVMGGWDSMITAETRNILVEAAWFDPAAVRRSARRHGLHTDASHRFERGAHFNAPPVANALVSQIVLEAGGEIEGGLVDIVILDAQARAANRPAIRLQVSEVQRILGATEDPAGITAETTESVLSALGCKLEKSGGDEYAVTLPSWRLDLDREIDLIEEVARVYGYNRFANTLPDFAGSVVELPFAGKEQTLRRTLLALGWNEAVSSTFCSVTDAVTFAPQPDSAVKIGNPLNEEAGMLRPSLVPGMLTMLGGNLNRDIENVALFELGTAFSGTTDKVEERPALAFGATGHLGASSPFHQPEAVDFYTLKGAVEELLSKFSARSKYIDAFPIESGLLPEWLHPGRAARAVIDGITVGYFGQLHPNEAQQRKLKQPVYIGELYLDRLYRQSLRQPAAGELSRYPAVRRDFSFVFPDMVKWGEIDAALESLAIPELTAIEPKEVLRDPKGLRIPTGHYSLLIGTVFQSEARTLRDDDLQAFSSAIVQVLKSKGGHLRT, encoded by the coding sequence ATGAAAATCCTCTCCAATTGGCTCCGCTCTTATCTACCCGAACTCGAGCTCGCCGACAAGAAGCTCGCCGAAGACCTCACCCTCCGCGGCATCGCTGTTGAAGGTATCTTCGACTTAGGCGCGCATGGCTCCCTCTTCGATATGGACATCACCACCAACCGTGTCGATGCCATGAATCACTACGGCATCGCCCGCGAGATCGCAGCCATTTACAATTTGCAACTGCAACCATTGCAGATTGAGCTGCCAGCCGCTCGGCCGGTGAATGATCCATACCCCATCACCATCGAAGCGCCTGAACTCTGCGGCCGCTTCACCGCTCGCGTCCTGCGCGATATCAAAATCACTCCATCGCATGGCCTCATCGCTGAACGCTTTCGCCTGCTCGAACAAAAACTCATCTCGAACGCGGTCGACGCGACCAACTACGTCACCCTAGCCATCGGTCAGCCCACCCACACCTTTGATCTCGACAAACTCGAAGGCGGCATCGTCGTCCGGCTTGCCCGCAAAGGTGAGCGGCTCCGCACCCTTGATGGAGTGGAGCGCGAGCTCGATCCCGACGACCTCGTCGTCGCCGACCACTCGAAGCCGCTCGGCATCGCCGGAGTCATGGGCGGCTGGGATTCAATGATCACTGCCGAGACCAGGAACATCCTCGTCGAGGCCGCGTGGTTCGATCCCGCCGCCGTCCGCCGCAGCGCCCGCCGCCATGGCCTGCACACCGACGCCTCGCACCGCTTTGAGCGCGGCGCCCACTTCAATGCGCCGCCCGTCGCTAACGCGCTCGTCAGCCAGATCGTGCTCGAAGCGGGTGGCGAAATAGAAGGCGGCCTCGTCGACATCGTGATCCTCGACGCCCAGGCCCGCGCCGCCAATCGTCCAGCGATCAGGCTCCAGGTTAGCGAAGTCCAAAGAATCCTCGGCGCTACTGAAGACCCGGCAGGTATCACCGCTGAGACTACCGAATCCGTTCTCAGCGCCCTCGGCTGCAAGCTCGAGAAATCCGGTGGAGACGAATATGCAGTCACCCTCCCCAGCTGGCGTCTCGACCTCGACCGCGAGATCGATCTCATCGAAGAAGTGGCCCGCGTCTACGGCTATAACCGTTTCGCCAATACTCTGCCTGACTTTGCCGGCTCGGTTGTCGAGTTGCCCTTTGCCGGGAAAGAACAGACCCTGCGCCGCACGCTGCTCGCCCTCGGCTGGAACGAGGCCGTCTCGAGCACCTTCTGTTCTGTAACCGACGCGGTTACCTTTGCACCGCAGCCCGACTCCGCCGTCAAGATCGGCAACCCGCTCAACGAAGAAGCCGGCATGCTTCGCCCGTCGCTGGTGCCCGGCATGTTGACCATGCTCGGCGGCAATCTGAATCGCGACATTGAAAATGTGGCCCTCTTCGAGCTGGGCACCGCATTCTCCGGCACTACCGATAAGGTCGAGGAACGCCCAGCATTAGCCTTCGGCGCCACCGGGCACCTCGGCGCAAGCAGTCCCTTCCATCAGCCCGAGGCTGTTGACTTCTACACCCTCAAAGGAGCTGTCGAAGAACTGCTCTCCAAGTTCTCCGCTCGATCCAAATACATCGACGCCTTCCCCATTGAGTCTGGCTTGCTGCCTGAGTGGCTCCACCCTGGTCGCGCCGCCCGCGCCGTCATCGACGGCATCACTGTCGGCTATTTCGGCCAGCTTCACCCTAACGAAGCCCAGCAGCGAAAGCTCAAACAACCTGTCTACATCGGCGAACTCTATCTCGACCGCCTCTACCGCCAGTCGCTCCGCCAACCGGCCGCCGGCGAACTCTCGCGCTACCCCGCCGTTCGCCGGGACTTCTCCTTCGTCTTCCCCGACATGGTGAAGTGGGGAGAGATCGACGCAGCGCTCGAGTCCCTTGCCATCCCCGAACTCACGGCCATCGAACCCAAAGAGGTCCTCCGCGACCCCAAGGGCCTGCGCATTCCCACAGGTCACTATTCCCTCCTGATCGGAACCGTCTTCCAATCCGAGGCCCGCACTCTCCGCGATGACGACCTGCAGGCATTTTCTTCCGCAATTGTCCAGGTTTTGAAGTCAAAAGGAGGCCACCTTCGAACTTAG
- a CDS encoding four helix bundle protein, translating into MRLARDVYTYTNDFPKHEVFGLTGQMRRAAVSVPSNIAEGRGRASDKSFRLFLTQAQGSLFELETQLQLAADIGYSDPANANKLMLECQEIAQMLHAFMRTLKTKEKSTTSLGAASRLS; encoded by the coding sequence ATGAGGCTTGCGAGAGACGTCTACACTTATACGAACGACTTTCCTAAACACGAGGTCTTTGGCCTTACCGGTCAGATGAGACGCGCTGCCGTGTCAGTTCCGAGCAATATCGCCGAAGGGCGCGGAAGAGCATCCGACAAATCATTTCGTCTCTTCTTGACCCAAGCTCAAGGCTCGCTGTTTGAGCTTGAGACTCAATTGCAACTTGCCGCTGACATTGGCTATTCAGACCCAGCCAATGCCAACAAGCTCATGCTCGAATGTCAGGAGATCGCGCAGATGCTGCATGCATTTATGAGAACCTTGAAAACGAAGGAGAAATCAACCACAAGCCTTGGCGCCGCTAGCCGCCTAAGCTAA
- the pheS gene encoding phenylalanine--tRNA ligase subunit alpha, with translation MSQNQIPELSGFGGDDLDAAFAKIVDEVQDSSTNLTDDEAVEQFRLHWLGRKQGRLKAISDAWLKSAPADAKKHIGQRFNKLKEEIDRRLESAGNVGISRAQLAAEAIDVTLPGLRRPLGAEHPLIKTMNEIVSVFQAMGYSVGVGPEVETDYYNFESLNFPPNHPARDTQDTLVIANQERKPLRDRLLMRTHTSPVQIRTMERQPPPVQIVIPGKVHRNDAADATHSPIFHQVEGLCVGPKITFSDLKGTLDHAMKAFFGSSVKTRFFPSFFPFTEPSADVQISCIFCGGTGCRKCKHSGWIELLGCGMVDPAVFALVQAKQPGYDPKKVSGFAFGMGVERIAMMKYGISEIGQLYSGDMRFLEQFA, from the coding sequence ATGTCGCAAAACCAGATTCCGGAACTCAGTGGCTTCGGAGGCGATGACCTCGATGCCGCGTTCGCCAAAATCGTCGATGAAGTCCAGGATTCATCGACGAATCTCACCGACGACGAGGCAGTTGAGCAGTTTCGCCTCCATTGGCTCGGCCGCAAGCAAGGCCGCCTGAAGGCCATTAGCGACGCTTGGCTGAAGTCCGCTCCAGCCGACGCTAAAAAGCATATCGGCCAGCGCTTCAATAAACTGAAGGAAGAAATTGATCGCCGCCTTGAGTCCGCCGGCAATGTCGGCATAAGTCGCGCTCAACTAGCTGCAGAGGCCATCGACGTCACCCTTCCCGGACTTCGACGTCCGCTCGGCGCCGAGCATCCGCTCATCAAGACGATGAACGAGATCGTCTCCGTCTTCCAGGCGATGGGCTACTCGGTCGGGGTTGGTCCGGAAGTCGAAACCGATTACTACAACTTCGAGTCGCTCAACTTCCCCCCCAACCACCCCGCCCGCGACACCCAGGACACGCTGGTCATCGCCAATCAGGAGCGCAAGCCGCTGCGTGACCGTTTGCTGATGCGTACCCACACCTCGCCCGTGCAAATCCGCACCATGGAGCGGCAGCCGCCGCCGGTGCAGATTGTCATTCCCGGCAAGGTACATCGCAACGACGCCGCCGACGCCACACATTCACCGATCTTTCATCAAGTCGAAGGTCTCTGCGTTGGCCCTAAGATCACCTTCTCCGACTTGAAGGGCACGCTCGACCACGCGATGAAAGCCTTCTTCGGCTCGAGCGTCAAGACGCGCTTCTTTCCTTCGTTTTTCCCCTTCACCGAACCCAGCGCCGATGTCCAGATCAGTTGTATCTTCTGCGGAGGCACGGGATGCCGTAAATGCAAACACTCCGGCTGGATCGAGTTGCTCGGATGCGGCATGGTCGACCCCGCCGTCTTCGCCTTAGTCCAAGCCAAACAACCGGGCTACGATCCGAAGAAGGTTAGCGGCTTCGCCTTTGGTATGGGCGTCGAACGTATCGCCATGATGAAATACGGCATCAGCGAGATCGGGCAGCTGTATTCGGGAGATATGCGATTTCTGGAGCAGTTTGCGTGA
- a CDS encoding DUF5715 family protein, which translates to MRRYLRYFALMQALLIPSAARMFAAPPVEIRPFHLQRTPRSQEVAKLARRRLTRLEARRKSVRLNPTLPVTTALIDPVPRGKFPFPPPLKGSRDSLLRQNVRSQKEGLEPVQDDADLLALRRDRQLVPIPVTAALLVDGRLPVNRRYCRVWTAQFLADLSRVHYGRFHRPIQLNSAVRTVEYQRHLELINANAAPAEGEDASPHLTGATIDIAKRGLSMAEIGWIRAYLMPLQSAGKVDVEEEFYQSCFHITVYRSYHPATVGAPTNAHGKASLLAAKMN; encoded by the coding sequence ATGCGCCGATACTTACGCTACTTCGCCCTCATGCAAGCCCTGCTCATCCCCTCAGCCGCAAGGATGTTCGCCGCGCCGCCGGTAGAGATCAGGCCCTTTCATTTACAGCGAACGCCTCGCTCTCAGGAGGTTGCAAAGCTTGCCAGACGCCGGTTGACCCGGCTTGAGGCTCGTCGAAAGAGCGTACGTCTTAACCCGACCCTTCCGGTCACGACTGCGCTCATCGACCCGGTGCCGCGAGGAAAATTCCCGTTCCCTCCGCCACTGAAAGGGTCGCGCGACTCGCTGTTGCGGCAAAATGTTCGTTCTCAAAAGGAGGGCTTGGAGCCGGTTCAGGATGATGCCGACCTGCTTGCTCTGCGGCGTGACAGGCAGCTGGTGCCGATCCCAGTCACCGCTGCGCTGCTGGTAGACGGGCGACTTCCAGTCAACCGCCGCTACTGTCGCGTCTGGACGGCACAATTCCTCGCCGACCTGTCGCGGGTTCACTACGGACGTTTTCACCGGCCCATCCAACTGAATTCCGCTGTGCGGACGGTCGAGTACCAGCGGCACCTGGAGTTGATCAATGCGAACGCGGCGCCGGCAGAAGGGGAAGATGCCTCGCCACACCTTACCGGAGCCACGATCGATATCGCGAAAAGGGGTTTGTCGATGGCCGAAATTGGCTGGATCCGGGCCTACCTCATGCCCCTCCAATCCGCGGGCAAGGTTGACGTCGAGGAAGAGTTCTACCAGTCGTGTTTTCACATTACCGTCTACCGCTCGTACCATCCCGCGACGGTCGGCGCTCCTACGAATGCGCACGGTAAAGCGTCTCTGCTCGCAGCGAAAATGAATTAA
- a CDS encoding RBBP9/YdeN family alpha/beta hydrolase, producing MRVPLLILPGRNNSGPQHWQTLWQERRSDALRPSPANWNEPELNDWMTALERTLKACFAPPVLVAHSMGCLLSVCWASQHRTDLPISGMFLVAPPNFNREGFSARSFTDIPEVPMPYPTLVVASTNDPYCTIDVAKRLAGAWEAGFISVGERGHIATEPGNGSWEEGWHLLEAFAAGLRVQI from the coding sequence ATGCGTGTACCACTTCTCATTCTTCCCGGACGCAACAATTCCGGGCCTCAACACTGGCAGACACTTTGGCAGGAGCGGCGGTCCGACGCATTGAGGCCCTCGCCAGCCAACTGGAATGAGCCAGAACTGAACGACTGGATGACGGCGCTCGAGCGCACCCTGAAAGCCTGCTTTGCACCCCCCGTGCTTGTAGCTCATAGCATGGGGTGTTTGTTGAGCGTCTGCTGGGCGAGCCAGCATCGTACGGACCTTCCGATCAGCGGTATGTTTCTAGTGGCGCCGCCGAACTTCAATCGAGAGGGTTTTTCCGCCCGCTCGTTTACCGACATCCCGGAGGTTCCGATGCCCTATCCCACTCTTGTCGTCGCCAGCACCAACGATCCGTATTGCACGATCGACGTTGCCAAGCGACTGGCAGGCGCTTGGGAGGCCGGCTTTATTTCAGTTGGAGAGCGAGGTCATATCGCCACCGAACCCGGCAACGGCAGCTGGGAAGAGGGGTGGCATCTGCTGGAAGCTTTTGCTGCTGGTCTCCGTGTTCAGATATAG
- the cobG gene encoding precorrin-3B synthase yields MRVGARFCPGILNPVPAKDGLLVRIRIPGGVIQASQLKTVAEASRMFADQEIEITSRANLQLRAIQQQDVEGLIHALADADLLPSRQHDRVRNIVASPLAGIDAEELIDVSALVRQLDEHLQMEPRYAELHPKFSFGLHGGGKKFSQDQEDLSLEAVETPVGPRFQLFIAGQDLGFTVSTEESVSCLLQLAEACINLSMDNAVPARAKNILALPHGGNQLLSGVEHMLRPSTEQLAQPVFAEAPLGIQPTAHTGYVTIAPTVPLGRLSADQAELLAAITTEHHGGLRLAPWRGVVLCGIPENEAIGIVDRLEAAGLSCSGRDGFRGIAACAGSAGCDASFADVRAHATLLAEGLAGSDAAKGWTVNLSGCEKQCARRHGATAEMIASESGYTLKIEGALAASSCSPEFALAAIVALHQKFRTEVAQG; encoded by the coding sequence ATGAGAGTTGGAGCCAGATTCTGCCCGGGGATTCTAAACCCAGTCCCTGCGAAGGACGGTTTGCTGGTCCGAATACGGATCCCCGGCGGAGTGATTCAGGCCAGTCAACTCAAGACGGTCGCCGAGGCCTCACGGATGTTCGCCGATCAAGAGATCGAGATTACCTCTCGTGCCAACCTCCAACTGCGAGCTATCCAGCAGCAGGATGTTGAAGGCCTGATCCATGCCTTAGCCGACGCAGATCTCCTGCCGTCACGCCAACACGATCGCGTTCGTAACATCGTGGCCAGTCCCTTGGCAGGGATCGACGCGGAAGAGCTCATCGACGTTTCTGCGCTTGTTCGGCAACTGGACGAGCATCTCCAGATGGAGCCGCGCTATGCGGAGCTCCATCCGAAGTTTAGCTTCGGGCTTCATGGCGGGGGAAAAAAGTTCAGTCAGGATCAAGAAGACCTCTCGCTCGAAGCAGTGGAAACTCCCGTAGGTCCCCGCTTTCAGCTTTTCATCGCTGGTCAGGATTTGGGATTTACCGTCTCGACGGAAGAGTCCGTCTCCTGCCTTTTGCAATTGGCGGAAGCTTGCATCAACCTCTCGATGGACAATGCAGTGCCTGCCCGTGCGAAGAACATCTTGGCCTTGCCCCATGGTGGGAATCAATTGCTCTCTGGCGTTGAACACATGTTGCGTCCCAGCACGGAGCAGCTTGCCCAACCGGTCTTCGCCGAAGCGCCCCTCGGAATTCAACCTACAGCACACACCGGCTATGTGACGATTGCTCCAACCGTACCGCTCGGAAGACTTTCAGCGGACCAGGCCGAGCTACTTGCCGCAATCACCACAGAGCATCACGGAGGGCTTCGACTTGCTCCTTGGCGTGGGGTCGTTCTCTGCGGCATTCCGGAGAACGAGGCGATCGGGATCGTCGACCGGCTTGAAGCAGCTGGCTTGTCGTGCAGCGGCCGAGATGGCTTTCGTGGCATAGCGGCTTGCGCTGGCAGTGCAGGTTGCGACGCTTCATTTGCAGATGTACGAGCTCACGCAACTCTACTCGCCGAAGGTCTTGCCGGCAGCGACGCGGCGAAAGGATGGACCGTCAACCTGTCTGGATGCGAGAAGCAGTGCGCCCGACGTCACGGGGCTACTGCGGAGATGATTGCGAGTGAGTCCGGCTACACTCTTAAAATCGAGGGTGCACTTGCCGCATCCAGTTGTTCGCCGGAGTTTGCACTTGCTGCGATCGTTGCCCTGCACCAGAAATTCCGGACTGAGGTTGCTCAGGGATGA
- a CDS encoding precorrin-8X methylmutase has product MNYVKDGAAIYRESFSIIRREADLKEFQPDLARVVVRMIHACGMTDLAQDVQASADAAAAGVGALRTGAPLFCDATMVASGITRSRLPGNNEVICTLNDPRTAALAKELQTTRTAAAVELWRDRLAGSVVVIGNAPTALFHLLGLIETGAPHPALIIGIPVGFVGAAESKQALAANSLGLPYLTVRGRRGGSAIASAAVNALACEDE; this is encoded by the coding sequence ATGAACTACGTTAAGGATGGCGCGGCCATCTATCGGGAATCTTTTTCGATCATCAGAAGAGAAGCCGACTTGAAGGAATTTCAACCAGACCTCGCGCGAGTGGTTGTGCGCATGATTCATGCATGCGGAATGACTGATCTTGCGCAGGACGTACAGGCTTCTGCCGATGCCGCCGCCGCTGGAGTTGGCGCCCTGAGAACCGGCGCACCACTCTTCTGTGACGCGACGATGGTCGCCAGCGGAATCACGCGTTCCAGGCTCCCAGGCAACAACGAGGTGATTTGCACCTTGAACGACCCCCGCACCGCGGCCCTTGCAAAAGAGCTGCAAACCACGCGTACCGCGGCCGCCGTGGAACTCTGGCGTGACCGGCTGGCTGGATCGGTCGTGGTGATCGGCAACGCACCGACGGCGCTCTTCCATCTACTCGGATTGATCGAGACCGGCGCACCGCATCCAGCCTTGATCATCGGGATCCCGGTTGGCTTTGTCGGGGCGGCTGAATCGAAGCAGGCGCTCGCCGCAAACTCGCTGGGGCTTCCGTATCTCACGGTTCGAGGCCGCCGGGGCGGCAGCGCCATCGCTTCCGCCGCGGTGAATGCGCTGGCCTGCGAGGACGAATGA
- a CDS encoding precorrin-2 C(20)-methyltransferase produces MSQANEAPPAGRLWGVGLGPGDPELVTVKALRILRQAQVVAYPCVRHGQSNARSIVGSELVHGQIEIPMIYPVTTEETTHPGGYEVAISEFYDEMAEQIAGHLAAGRNVAILCEGDPFFYGSYMYLHDRLAHRFATEVIPGIPAIMGAAARFGAPLARRDTPFTVLLGTLSEEILAAKLSATGAFAIMKLGRNFSKVKRAIDKAGLAEKALFIERATMAAERIVPIDEVDPDSVPYFSLILVPDGSQAQREEAINSAGWISVVGLGPGNDGWITPEAQRALLEASDLVGYHTYLNRVPERSGQRRFGSDNKVEADRARHAIALAAAGCKVCVVSSGDPGIFAMASAVLECVEQGPPSWRALDIRIVPGLSAMQAAASRVGAPLGHDFCVLSLSDRLKPWPVITQRLHAAAEADFAFALYNPISSERVWQLAEAKSIIAAYRAPDTPVVLARSVGRADERIVVTDLAHFEPSLADMQTVILIGSSTTRGIDLTDGRKLIYTPRSYAAQDTPA; encoded by the coding sequence ATGAGCCAGGCGAACGAAGCTCCGCCAGCCGGGCGCCTTTGGGGAGTCGGCCTCGGACCCGGAGATCCGGAACTGGTCACCGTCAAAGCCCTGCGCATTCTTAGGCAGGCGCAAGTCGTCGCCTACCCTTGTGTAAGGCATGGTCAAAGCAATGCCCGCTCGATCGTCGGCTCTGAGCTCGTTCACGGACAGATCGAAATCCCGATGATATATCCAGTGACCACGGAGGAAACTACCCATCCTGGCGGGTACGAGGTGGCGATCTCCGAATTCTACGACGAGATGGCCGAGCAGATTGCAGGGCATCTCGCAGCCGGACGAAACGTCGCTATTCTATGCGAAGGCGACCCGTTCTTCTATGGCTCGTATATGTATCTGCATGACCGTCTCGCTCACCGCTTTGCAACTGAGGTGATACCAGGCATTCCCGCGATCATGGGAGCGGCCGCGCGATTCGGAGCACCTCTGGCTCGCAGGGACACTCCCTTCACCGTTCTGCTCGGAACGCTCTCTGAAGAGATCCTGGCTGCGAAACTTTCAGCGACTGGTGCATTCGCCATCATGAAGCTGGGGCGCAACTTCTCCAAGGTGAAACGAGCCATCGACAAAGCTGGTCTCGCCGAGAAGGCACTTTTCATCGAGCGCGCCACAATGGCCGCTGAGCGGATCGTGCCCATTGATGAGGTCGATCCCGACAGCGTTCCCTATTTCTCGCTAATTCTCGTGCCCGACGGCAGCCAGGCGCAACGAGAAGAAGCCATCAACAGTGCTGGATGGATCTCAGTAGTTGGCCTTGGACCAGGGAACGATGGCTGGATCACTCCCGAGGCGCAGCGCGCGCTGCTTGAGGCCTCTGATCTGGTCGGCTATCACACCTACCTCAATCGGGTGCCTGAGCGTTCCGGGCAGAGACGCTTCGGCTCGGATAACAAAGTCGAGGCCGACCGCGCGCGGCACGCGATTGCGCTGGCTGCCGCAGGCTGCAAGGTGTGCGTTGTCTCCTCGGGAGATCCCGGTATCTTTGCAATGGCATCGGCGGTTCTCGAATGCGTCGAGCAGGGACCACCGTCCTGGCGTGCGCTCGACATCAGAATCGTCCCTGGCCTCTCCGCAATGCAGGCTGCGGCTTCGCGAGTAGGCGCACCTTTAGGCCACGACTTCTGCGTCCTGTCGCTTTCCGACCGGCTCAAGCCATGGCCGGTCATCACGCAGCGCCTCCACGCCGCGGCCGAGGCTGATTTCGCGTTCGCTCTCTATAACCCAATCTCGTCAGAGCGCGTGTGGCAGCTGGCTGAGGCGAAATCGATCATTGCGGCATACCGGGCGCCCGACACTCCTGTCGTGCTCGCACGCAGCGTCGGTCGTGCCGATGAGCGGATCGTCGTGACGGACCTTGCCCACTTCGAACCGTCTCTCGCCGACATGCAGACGGTCATCCTCATCGGCTCGTCCACTACGCGTGGCATCGACCTGACCGACGGTCGCAAACTTATCTACACGCCCCGCAGCTATGCTGCGCAGGACACTCCCGCATGA
- the cbiE gene encoding precorrin-6y C5,15-methyltransferase (decarboxylating) subunit CbiE, with amino-acid sequence MSTLEPWLAVIGVGEDGWSGLSAKARDLIQSADLLYGGKRHLDLIPGGEGSAERVAWPSPMGPAVDQILNQHRGRRSVAVLASGDPMLFGVGVSLTRKLSPPEFWVIPHISSFSLACARLGWPVADTVLISLVNRPPEQLLRYLCKDQRLVLFSEDGATPSVVAKLLTQSGYGESAFHVFEHLGGPSERQISKQAATWTVKQCAQLNLIAVQCIPDASTRPLSIAPGLPDNVFQSDGQLTKREVRAITLASLSPLPRQVLWDVGAGTGTIAIEWMRVHPSSRAIAFETRSDRAAQIRVNAKLLGTPGLQVIEGTAPSAFADIEPPDAIFIGGGASTPGLFEACWGVLRTGGRLVVNAVTIQTEVKIADWHTLYGGNLVRIAISRSVPVGRAFGWRPMMPITQWSVTKE; translated from the coding sequence ATGAGCACCCTCGAGCCCTGGCTCGCGGTGATTGGGGTGGGCGAAGACGGCTGGTCCGGACTTAGCGCCAAGGCAAGGGATCTCATCCAATCGGCCGATCTGCTTTATGGTGGCAAGCGCCATCTGGACCTTATTCCCGGAGGGGAAGGGTCGGCGGAAAGGGTCGCCTGGCCGTCTCCAATGGGCCCCGCTGTCGATCAAATTCTCAATCAGCATCGAGGACGTCGCAGCGTAGCCGTGCTTGCAAGCGGTGATCCGATGCTTTTCGGAGTTGGTGTCAGCCTTACCCGGAAACTATCCCCGCCAGAGTTTTGGGTGATCCCGCATATTTCTTCTTTCTCGCTTGCCTGCGCGCGTCTTGGCTGGCCCGTGGCTGATACGGTTCTCATCTCGCTTGTGAACCGGCCGCCCGAACAATTGCTACGCTACCTTTGCAAAGACCAGCGCCTGGTATTGTTCTCCGAAGATGGGGCGACGCCTTCGGTGGTCGCAAAGCTGCTGACGCAATCGGGTTACGGTGAGAGCGCCTTCCATGTCTTCGAGCATCTCGGTGGACCCTCCGAACGGCAGATAAGCAAACAGGCCGCAACCTGGACCGTGAAGCAATGCGCGCAACTCAACCTCATCGCTGTGCAATGCATCCCCGATGCCTCTACCAGACCGCTCTCCATCGCGCCGGGCCTGCCAGACAATGTCTTTCAATCGGATGGCCAGCTCACCAAGCGAGAGGTTCGCGCGATCACCCTGGCAAGCCTATCGCCGCTTCCCAGGCAAGTGCTTTGGGATGTCGGCGCGGGTACTGGGACAATCGCCATCGAATGGATGCGAGTTCATCCTTCATCCCGTGCAATTGCCTTCGAGACCCGATCGGATCGCGCGGCGCAAATCCGGGTCAATGCGAAGCTGCTTGGAACCCCCGGGCTTCAGGTGATCGAAGGCACGGCACCCTCTGCCTTTGCTGACATTGAGCCGCCCGATGCAATCTTCATCGGAGGCGGCGCGTCGACTCCGGGTCTCTTCGAGGCATGCTGGGGTGTTCTCAGGACCGGCGGTCGACTCGTCGTCAACGCGGTCACAATCCAGACCGAAGTCAAAATAGCGGACTGGCATACACTTTACGGAGGCAACCTTGTCCGCATCGCCATCTCCCGCTCGGTCCCGGTAGGGCGAGCCTTCGGGTGGCGGCCAATGATGCCGATTACCCAATGGTCGGTCACGAAGGAATGA
- a CDS encoding cobalamin biosynthesis protein → MISSPQISIGFGCSSRANCDDIIQLIQACTSEMRGDGIVATLDRRAAMGALVAETLGLRLVVFPASTLAKVPGTSTHSPLALTMTDTGNVAEASALASLGPGARLVVRRRTGRFCTCAVAALPQAEDQ, encoded by the coding sequence ATGATTTCATCTCCACAAATCTCGATCGGCTTCGGTTGCTCGTCGCGCGCAAACTGTGACGACATCATTCAACTGATCCAAGCCTGTACCTCCGAGATGCGCGGGGATGGCATAGTCGCCACACTCGATCGCCGCGCGGCGATGGGGGCCTTGGTTGCTGAGACGCTCGGCCTCCGTCTGGTGGTTTTTCCTGCAAGCACTCTGGCGAAAGTTCCAGGGACTTCAACCCACTCACCTCTAGCCTTGACGATGACTGATACTGGAAACGTTGCTGAGGCATCTGCGCTTGCTTCGCTCGGGCCAGGTGCGCGCTTGGTCGTCCGGCGCCGCACCGGGCGCTTCTGTACCTGTGCAGTCGCGGCCTTGCCTCAAGCGGAAGACCAATGA